One Malus domestica chromosome 11, GDT2T_hap1 genomic region harbors:
- the LOC114819508 gene encoding outer envelope pore protein 16, chloroplastic-like: MNLIHRHRLMQLRLHCMASSDGILVNVSSLINIVVQNTPTNFVISVSHRERERERVRRERKKKKMPRSSFSGALTGPQVDVVIDLGNPLLNHTVDGFLKIGTVAATRAVAEDAFSAAKNGSISTSDFKHTLKKMCKEGAYWGTVAGVYVGAEYGIERVRGHRDWKNAMLGGALTGALVSAASKENKDKILVDAITGGAIATAAEFINYLT; this comes from the exons ATGAACTTGATCCACCGGCACCGCCTGATGCAATTGAGGCTGCATTGCATGGCATCTTCCGATGGCATTCTCGTAAATGTCTCATCACTGATAAATATCGTAGTACAAAACACCCCCACCAATTTTGTCATCAGTGTTagtcacagagagagagagagagagagagtgaggagagagagaaagaagaagaagatgccgAGAAGCAGTTTCTCAGGGGCGCTTACAGGGCCGCAAGTCGACGTGGTCATCGACTTGGGAAACCCCTTGCTCAACCACACCGTCGATGGCTTCTTGAAGATCGGAACC GTTGCTGCTACCAGAGCTGTTGCAGAGGATGCTTTCTCTGCGGCCAAGAATG GGAGCATTTCGACTAGCGACTTTAAGCACACT TTGAAGAAGATGTGTAAAGAAGGTGCATATTGGG GAACTGTAGCTGGAGTGTATGTGGGAGCAGAGTATGGTATCGAGAGGGTCCGTGGACACAGAGACTGG AAGAATGCCATGCTCGGGGGTGCATTGACAGGGGCTCTAGTATCTGCAGCCAGCAAAGAGAACAAGGATAAAATTCTGGTGGATGCAATTACAGGAGGTGCCATTGCGACCGCTGCGGAATTCATCAACTATCTCACCTGA
- the LOC114819511 gene encoding methionine gamma-lyase-like: MLNLSRQMAALEGTKAAYCTSSGMSTISSILLQLVNSGEHIVASRTVYGGTHALMSHFFPRACNITTTFVDINDMDMVKNAIEAGKTKVLYFEGMSNLTLIVANIPKLSRIGYEKGVKIVVDNIFSLMVLSPVKLGADVVVHSISKFISGGVDIIAGVVCGPANLVNSMMDLHKGSLMLLGPTMNVNVAFELFERIPHLGLRMKEHYHRAMVYA, encoded by the coding sequence ATGCTCAATCTTAGTCGCCAGATGGCAGCCCTCGAGGGCACAAAGGCCGCCTACTGCACGTCCTCAGGGATGTCAACCATATCCTCCATCCTGCTCCAGCTCGTCAACAGCGGGGAACACATCGTAGCCTCAAGAACCGTCTACGGAGGGACCCATGCCCTCATGTCTCACTTCTTCCCCAGGGCATGCAACATAACGACGACATTTGTGGACATCAACGACATGGACATGGTGAAGAATGCTATTGAGGCTGGGAAGACCAAGGTACTCTATTTCGAAGGCATGTCGAACCTAACTCTCATCGTCGCCAACATACCGAAGCTCAGCCGTATCGGCTACGAGAAGGGGGTCAAGATTGTGGTGGACAACATATTTTCTCTCATGGTTCTATCTCCGGTGAAACTTGGTGCTGACGTTGTTGTTCACAGCATTTCCAAGTTTATTAGCGGTGGTGTTGATATTATTGCAGGTGTTGTGTGCGGACCTGCAAACCTGGTGAACTCAATGATGGATCTACACAAAGGCTCCTTGATGCTCCTGGGTCCCACAATGAATGTCAATGTGGCATTTGAGCTCTTTGAGAGGATTCCCCACCTAGGGTTGAGAATGAAGGAGCACTACCACAGGGCAATGGTTTATGCCTAA
- the LOC114819510 gene encoding outer envelope pore protein 16, chloroplastic-like isoform X2, giving the protein MPRSSFSGALTGPQVDVVIDLGNPLLNHIVDGFLKIGTVAATRAVAEDAFSAAKKRSISTSDFKHTLKKMCKEGAYWGTVAGLYVGAEYGIERVGGHRDWKNALLGGALTGALVSAASKENKDKVLVDAITGGAIATAVEFINYLT; this is encoded by the exons atgccgAGAAGCAGTTTCTCAGGGGCGCTTACAGGGCCGCAAGTCGACGTGGTCATCGACTTGGGAAACCCCTTGCTCAACCACATCGTCGATGGCTTCTTGAAGATCGGAACC gttgcTGCTACCAGAGCTGTTGCAGAGGATGCTTTCTCTGCGGCCAAGAAAA GGAGCATTTCGACTAGCGACTTTAAGCACACT TTGAAGAAGATGTGTAAAGAAGGTGCATATTGGG GAACTGTAGCTGGACTGTACGTGGGAGCAGAGTATGGTATCGAGAGGGTCGGTGGACACAGAGACTGG AAGAATGCATTGCTCGGGGGTGCATTGACAGGGGCTCTAGTATCTGCAGCCAGCAAAGAGAACAAGGATAAAGTTCTGGTGGATGCAATTACAGGAGGTGCCATTGCGACCGCTGTGGAATTCATCAACTATCTCACCTGA
- the LOC114819510 gene encoding outer envelope pore protein 16, chloroplastic-like isoform X1 has translation MPRSSFSGALTGPQVDVVIDLGNPLLNHIVDGFLKIGTVAATRAVAEDAFSAAKKRSISTSDFKHTLKKMCKEGAYWGTVAGLYVGAEYGIERVGGHRDWTSIGTSASAHPFSSDILQKNALLGGALTGALVSAASKENKDKVLVDAITGGAIATAVEFINYLT, from the exons atgccgAGAAGCAGTTTCTCAGGGGCGCTTACAGGGCCGCAAGTCGACGTGGTCATCGACTTGGGAAACCCCTTGCTCAACCACATCGTCGATGGCTTCTTGAAGATCGGAACC gttgcTGCTACCAGAGCTGTTGCAGAGGATGCTTTCTCTGCGGCCAAGAAAA GGAGCATTTCGACTAGCGACTTTAAGCACACT TTGAAGAAGATGTGTAAAGAAGGTGCATATTGGG GAACTGTAGCTGGACTGTACGTGGGAGCAGAGTATGGTATCGAGAGGGTCGGTGGACACAGAGACTGG aCTTCGATTGGAACTTCTGCATCTGCTCACCCTTTTTCTTCTGATATCCTCCAGAAGAATGCATTGCTCGGGGGTGCATTGACAGGGGCTCTAGTATCTGCAGCCAGCAAAGAGAACAAGGATAAAGTTCTGGTGGATGCAATTACAGGAGGTGCCATTGCGACCGCTGTGGAATTCATCAACTATCTCACCTGA